In Platichthys flesus chromosome 20, fPlaFle2.1, whole genome shotgun sequence, a single genomic region encodes these proteins:
- the zdhhc6 gene encoding palmitoyltransferase ZDHHC6 isoform X2 has translation MNFLSTLVTFENLHEVRRLCHWGPVIALSVIAICSTMAIVDSIIWYWPLDTTGGSINFIMLLNWSVLILYNYFNAMFVGPGNIPLGWIPENQLESQYLQYCRVCHGYKAPRSHHCRKCNRCVMKMDHHCPWINNCCGHLNHGYFTSFLLLAPLGCAHAAFIFIMTMYTQLYERISFGWSTVKIDMSAVRQFQPLMPFSVPAFAATLFALGLALGTTIAVGMLFFIQIKVIIRNKTSIESWIEEKAKDRIQHYQTGEEFIFPYDLGSRWLNFKQVITWTGMPKGDGIEWPVHPKCHQYTLTIEQLKQKADKRVRSVQYQAVEHYNGACCPLSKGIQTFFRTPCTEEPRIPLNKGDTILATRGTKWWMYGDKVLNEDQMRVGERVRGWFPRRCVEKCHYDTAASDSTSKKKQN, from the exons ATGAACTTCCTGTCAACTTTGGTGACATTTGAGAACCTCCATGAGGTCCGGAGACTGTGCCACTGGGGACCAGTCATAGCCCTGTCTGTCATTGCTATATGCTCCACCATGGCAATTGTAGACTCCATTATCTGGTACTGGCCCCTAGACACTACAGGAGGAAGCATTAACTTCATCATGCTCCTCAACTGGTCGGTCCTCATCCTCTACAACTACTTCAATGCTATGTTTGTTGGACCTGGAAACATCCCTCTTGGGTGGATACCA GAGAATCAACTGGAAAGCCAGTACCTACAATACTGCAGAGTGTGCCATGGGTACAAGGCCCCCAGATCCCACCACTGTCGCAAGTGTAACAG GTGTGTGATGAAGATGGACCACCACTGCCCTTGGATCAATAACTGCTGCGGCCACCTTAACCACGGCTACTTcaccagcttcctgctgctggcACCTCTGGGCTGCGCGCACGCTGCCTTCATCTTCATTATGACCATGTACACGCAGCTTTATGAGAGG ATTTCATTTGGCTGGAGCACTGTGAAGATTGACATGAGTGCCGTGCGGCAGTTTCAGCCCCTCATGCCCTTCAGCGTTCCTGCCTTTGCTGCCACACTCTTTGCCTTAGGCTTGGCCCTGGGTACCACTATTGCGGTCGGCATGCTTTTCTTCATACAG ATAAAAGTCATCATTCGAAATAAGACCTCGATCGAGTCGTGGATCGAGGAAAAG GCCAAAGACAGAATACAGCACTACCAAACAGGGGAGGAGTTCATCTTCCCATACGACCTCGGCAGCCGCTGGCTGAACTTCAAGCAAGTGATCACATGGACAGGGATGCCCAAGGGTGATGGTATTGAATGGCCGGTCCATCCCAAGTGTCACCAGTACACCTTAACT ATTGAGCAACTGAAGCAGAAAGCTGATAAACGAGTAAGAAGT GTCCAGTACCAGGCAGTGGAACACTACAACGGAGCTTGCTGCCCTCTCAGCAAGGGTATCCAAACATTTTTCAGAACCCCCTGCACCGAGGAGCCCAGGATCCCGCTCAACAAGGGGGACACCATCCTCGCCACCCGTGGAACCAA GTGGTGGATGTATGGAGACAAAGTTCTGAATGAGGATCAAATGAGAG TGGGGGAGCGTGTAAGGGGATGGTTCCCAAGGCGATGCGTGGAGAAGTGCCATTATGACACAGCGGCCAGCGATAGCACcagcaaaaagaaacaaaattaa
- the zdhhc6 gene encoding palmitoyltransferase ZDHHC6 isoform X1, which yields MNFLSTLVTFENLHEVRRLCHWGPVIALSVIAICSTMAIVDSIIWYWPLDTTGGSINFIMLLNWSVLILYNYFNAMFVGPGNIPLGWIPENQLESQYLQYCRVCHGYKAPRSHHCRKCNRCVMKMDHHCPWINNCCGHLNHGYFTSFLLLAPLGCAHAAFIFIMTMYTQLYERISFGWSTVKIDMSAVRQFQPLMPFSVPAFAATLFALGLALGTTIAVGMLFFIQIKVIIRNKTSIESWIEEKAKDRIQHYQTGEEFIFPYDLGSRWLNFKQVITWTGMPKGDGIEWPVHPKCHQYTLTIEQLKQKADKRVRSQVQYQAVEHYNGACCPLSKGIQTFFRTPCTEEPRIPLNKGDTILATRGTKWWMYGDKVLNEDQMRVGERVRGWFPRRCVEKCHYDTAASDSTSKKKQN from the exons ATGAACTTCCTGTCAACTTTGGTGACATTTGAGAACCTCCATGAGGTCCGGAGACTGTGCCACTGGGGACCAGTCATAGCCCTGTCTGTCATTGCTATATGCTCCACCATGGCAATTGTAGACTCCATTATCTGGTACTGGCCCCTAGACACTACAGGAGGAAGCATTAACTTCATCATGCTCCTCAACTGGTCGGTCCTCATCCTCTACAACTACTTCAATGCTATGTTTGTTGGACCTGGAAACATCCCTCTTGGGTGGATACCA GAGAATCAACTGGAAAGCCAGTACCTACAATACTGCAGAGTGTGCCATGGGTACAAGGCCCCCAGATCCCACCACTGTCGCAAGTGTAACAG GTGTGTGATGAAGATGGACCACCACTGCCCTTGGATCAATAACTGCTGCGGCCACCTTAACCACGGCTACTTcaccagcttcctgctgctggcACCTCTGGGCTGCGCGCACGCTGCCTTCATCTTCATTATGACCATGTACACGCAGCTTTATGAGAGG ATTTCATTTGGCTGGAGCACTGTGAAGATTGACATGAGTGCCGTGCGGCAGTTTCAGCCCCTCATGCCCTTCAGCGTTCCTGCCTTTGCTGCCACACTCTTTGCCTTAGGCTTGGCCCTGGGTACCACTATTGCGGTCGGCATGCTTTTCTTCATACAG ATAAAAGTCATCATTCGAAATAAGACCTCGATCGAGTCGTGGATCGAGGAAAAG GCCAAAGACAGAATACAGCACTACCAAACAGGGGAGGAGTTCATCTTCCCATACGACCTCGGCAGCCGCTGGCTGAACTTCAAGCAAGTGATCACATGGACAGGGATGCCCAAGGGTGATGGTATTGAATGGCCGGTCCATCCCAAGTGTCACCAGTACACCTTAACT ATTGAGCAACTGAAGCAGAAAGCTGATAAACGAGTAAGAAGT CAGGTCCAGTACCAGGCAGTGGAACACTACAACGGAGCTTGCTGCCCTCTCAGCAAGGGTATCCAAACATTTTTCAGAACCCCCTGCACCGAGGAGCCCAGGATCCCGCTCAACAAGGGGGACACCATCCTCGCCACCCGTGGAACCAA GTGGTGGATGTATGGAGACAAAGTTCTGAATGAGGATCAAATGAGAG TGGGGGAGCGTGTAAGGGGATGGTTCCCAAGGCGATGCGTGGAGAAGTGCCATTATGACACAGCGGCCAGCGATAGCACcagcaaaaagaaacaaaattaa